The proteins below are encoded in one region of Bacillus alveayuensis:
- a CDS encoding Na+/H+-dicarboxylate symporter (product_source=COG1301; cath_funfam=1.10.3860.10; cog=COG1301; pfam=PF00375; superfamily=118215; transmembrane_helix_parts=Inside_1_6,TMhelix_7_29,Outside_30_38,TMhelix_39_61,Inside_62_73,TMhelix_74_96,Outside_97_124,TMhelix_125_147,Inside_148_166,TMhelix_167_189,Outside_190_192,TMhelix_193_215,Inside_216_235,TMhelix_236_258,Outside_259_277,TMhelix_278_300,Inside_301_306,TMhelix_307_326,Outside_327_335,TMhelix_336_358,Inside_359_393): protein MLRKFGLLPRIITAIILGILIGSISPQWLIKIFSTFNGIFGNFLGFVIPLIIIGFIAPGIAEMGKGAGKMLGITTLIAYGSTITAGLLAFVAGLAFLPSFISGYRLEEMENPEEFLQQPFFQIDMPPLMGVMSALLLSFILGIGMAVIKGDALQQVFVNFRQIIEKLISKVIIPLLPFHIFGIFANMTYGGQVAFILSVFAKVFALIIALHITMLFIQYVTSGAIARKNPLKLLKVMLPAYFTALGTQSSAATIPVTLRQVKQTGVQEKVADFTVPLLATIHLSGSTITLVSCAMGVILLNGQMPDFASIFPFILMLGITMIAAPGVPGGAVMASLGLLESMLGFNQTMLTLMIALYLAQDSFGTATNVTGDGALTVLVNKITKSKKEQALSA, encoded by the coding sequence ATGTTAAGAAAATTTGGCCTTTTACCTAGAATTATTACGGCTATTATATTAGGAATATTGATTGGCAGTATTTCACCGCAATGGCTTATTAAAATATTTTCTACGTTTAACGGAATTTTTGGAAACTTTTTAGGGTTTGTTATCCCGCTTATTATCATCGGCTTTATTGCTCCTGGCATTGCCGAAATGGGAAAAGGTGCGGGAAAAATGCTGGGAATAACAACATTAATTGCCTATGGATCTACCATTACGGCTGGATTGTTAGCTTTTGTTGCAGGTTTAGCATTCCTACCTTCATTTATCTCAGGATATCGGTTAGAAGAGATGGAAAATCCAGAGGAATTTTTACAGCAGCCATTTTTTCAAATTGATATGCCGCCTCTTATGGGGGTGATGAGTGCTTTACTTCTATCCTTCATTTTAGGGATTGGGATGGCTGTCATAAAGGGAGATGCTCTCCAACAAGTTTTTGTAAACTTTCGTCAGATCATTGAAAAACTAATATCCAAAGTCATTATTCCACTTCTTCCATTTCATATTTTCGGAATTTTTGCCAACATGACTTATGGTGGACAAGTAGCCTTTATTTTATCTGTCTTTGCAAAAGTATTTGCACTAATTATTGCTTTGCATATTACGATGCTCTTTATTCAATACGTAACAAGTGGGGCCATTGCTCGTAAAAATCCTTTGAAATTGTTAAAGGTCATGCTTCCTGCTTATTTTACAGCATTAGGAACACAATCGTCTGCAGCTACCATTCCGGTAACATTAAGACAAGTAAAACAAACTGGTGTTCAAGAAAAGGTTGCTGATTTTACAGTTCCATTATTAGCTACGATTCACTTATCTGGAAGTACGATTACACTCGTAAGCTGTGCAATGGGAGTTATATTGTTAAATGGACAAATGCCTGATTTCGCTTCTATTTTCCCATTTATCTTAATGTTAGGAATTACGATGATTGCTGCTCCTGGTGTACCAGGCGGAGCCGTTATGGCCTCTTTAGGTTTATTAGAATCTATGCTTGGATTTAATCAAACGATGCTTACACTTATGATTGCATTATATTTAGCTCAAGATAGCTTTGGTACCGCAACAAATGTTACAGGCGACGGGGCTTTAACCGTTTTAGTAAATAAAATTACCAAGAGCAAAAAAGAACAAGCACTATCGGCGTAG
- a CDS encoding hypothetical protein (product_source=Hypo-rule applied; superfamily=53822) translates to MADHKKTYYISLGSGEISQVATASPWDYKIKANDEEITVLREYFDQIHSTGWQNFLRAHVPYIQYHYDRENDAIDSLYKDIFKMIYRLGDEEAKEHIRSTGLISIENDTQ, encoded by the coding sequence ATGGCAGATCATAAAAAGACATATTATATATCACTTGGAAGCGGAGAAATTTCTCAAGTAGCTACAGCATCACCTTGGGATTATAAAATTAAAGCGAACGATGAAGAAATAACAGTACTCAGGGAATATTTTGATCAAATACATTCTACAGGTTGGCAAAACTTTTTACGGGCTCATGTTCCTTATATACAATATCATTACGATCGAGAAAATGATGCAATCGATTCGTTATATAAAGATATTTTTAAAATGATTTACCGATTAGGTGATGAAGAAGCAAAAGAGCATATTCGTTCAACAGGGCTTATTAGCATTGAGAATGATACGCAATAA
- a CDS encoding NitT/TauT family transport system permease protein (product_source=KO:K02050; cath_funfam=1.10.3720.10; cog=COG0600; ko=KO:K02050; pfam=PF00528; superfamily=161098; transmembrane_helix_parts=Inside_1_24,TMhelix_25_44,Outside_45_81,TMhelix_82_104,Inside_105_116,TMhelix_117_136,Outside_137_140,TMhelix_141_163,Inside_164_206,TMhelix_207_229,Outside_230_238,TMhelix_239_261,Inside_262_270) — MKQTDKQIELLHKKYLKGLEKEKRWIRLYQIVIFLTFFFIWEFTSSQKWIDPLIFSPPSKIWDLFLMKLGDGTLLSHLSVTVFETILGFLLGTLLGTVLAALLWWFPKLSKVLDPYLVVLNAMPKVALGPILIVALGPGFTSIIAMGTVISVIITTIVVYTSFKEVDTNFIKVLKTFGAKKHQLFKEVILPASFPTIISTLKVNVGLSWVGVIVGEFLVSGKGLGYMIIYGFQVFNFTLVLLSLILIAFFATIMYQGVEWLERKLMKNVD, encoded by the coding sequence TTGAAACAAACCGATAAACAGATTGAGCTTCTTCATAAGAAGTATTTAAAAGGTCTAGAAAAGGAAAAACGATGGATCCGGTTATATCAGATTGTTATTTTTCTAACTTTCTTTTTCATTTGGGAATTCACTTCTTCACAAAAATGGATTGACCCATTGATTTTTAGCCCACCTTCTAAAATATGGGACCTTTTTTTGATGAAGCTTGGTGATGGCACATTATTGTCACACTTAAGTGTAACAGTTTTTGAAACGATTTTAGGATTTCTTTTAGGAACCCTTTTAGGTACAGTTTTAGCTGCCTTACTATGGTGGTTTCCAAAGTTATCAAAAGTTCTCGATCCATATCTAGTGGTGTTAAACGCGATGCCAAAAGTTGCGTTAGGGCCGATTTTAATTGTCGCATTAGGGCCGGGATTCACTTCTATCATTGCAATGGGAACCGTTATCTCGGTCATTATTACAACTATTGTCGTTTACACGTCTTTTAAAGAAGTCGATACAAATTTCATAAAAGTGCTGAAAACTTTTGGAGCCAAAAAGCACCAGCTTTTTAAAGAAGTGATTTTACCGGCTTCATTTCCAACTATTATATCCACCCTAAAAGTAAATGTCGGTCTTTCATGGGTGGGCGTAATTGTTGGTGAATTTCTTGTTTCTGGAAAAGGACTCGGCTATATGATTATTTATGGGTTTCAAGTGTTTAACTTTACACTTGTCCTTTTAAGTTTAATACTTATTGCATTTTTTGCTACGATTATGTATCAAGGTGTCGAGTGGTTAGAGAGGAAGTTAATGAAAAATGTGGATTAA
- a CDS encoding hypothetical protein (product_source=Hypo-rule applied; pfam=PF10763; superfamily=88697) has translation MGMPLEFNTMIVTKGKEIRIKDNTFQLVKKGYRLYPLDIPLEVRKAVEGDSIGTGIIEKLIMTKNETIIIYNLISLNSTN, from the coding sequence ATGGGGATGCCGCTTGAATTCAATACAATGATTGTGACAAAAGGAAAAGAAATAAGAATTAAAGACAATACATTTCAGTTAGTGAAAAAAGGTTATCGTCTTTATCCATTAGATATTCCTTTAGAGGTCCGAAAAGCGGTAGAAGGAGATTCCATCGGGACGGGAATCATTGAAAAGCTGATCATGACAAAAAATGAGACGATTATTATTTATAATTTAATATCTTTAAATTCAACGAATTAA
- a CDS encoding dipeptidyl aminopeptidase/acylaminoacyl peptidase (product_source=COG1506; cath_funfam=3.40.50.1820; cog=COG1506; pfam=PF00326; superfamily=53474), giving the protein MMNGEMVEKKLFPSPHPNIRLYEVTYLSGGFKVKGLLAEPIQTGIFDGFLYLRGGIKNVGMVRPGRIVQFASEGFVVMAPYYRGNQGGDGKEDFAGFDRFDAFSAFQLLKNHPKVHPKRVHVFGFSRGGVMALLTAIHCLHVRSIVTWGGVSDMFLTYVERKDLRRMMKRVIGGTPSKYPNRYTWRTPLYELERIFAPTLIIHGVRDQNVSIDHAYRLEKRLKELGKQVESWYFRDYDHYFPPHENRQVVHHLSKWMHHQ; this is encoded by the coding sequence ATGATGAATGGTGAAATGGTTGAAAAAAAATTATTTCCATCCCCTCATCCTAACATTAGATTATATGAAGTGACCTATTTATCAGGAGGATTTAAAGTAAAGGGGTTATTAGCTGAACCTATTCAAACGGGAATATTTGATGGATTTTTATATTTGCGTGGAGGCATCAAAAATGTCGGGATGGTTCGTCCTGGAAGGATCGTTCAATTTGCATCAGAAGGTTTTGTCGTAATGGCTCCTTATTATCGCGGCAATCAAGGTGGAGATGGAAAGGAAGATTTTGCTGGATTCGATCGATTCGATGCTTTCTCTGCTTTTCAATTATTAAAGAATCATCCGAAAGTACACCCGAAAAGGGTTCATGTTTTTGGCTTTTCCCGGGGCGGTGTGATGGCGTTATTAACAGCCATACACTGTTTACATGTTCGTTCGATTGTCACGTGGGGAGGAGTCTCGGATATGTTCCTAACTTATGTAGAACGTAAGGACTTGAGAAGAATGATGAAACGAGTGATTGGAGGAACCCCTAGCAAATATCCAAACCGTTATACATGGAGAACACCATTATATGAATTAGAACGTATTTTCGCTCCTACTCTCATTATTCACGGTGTTCGAGATCAAAATGTCTCCATTGATCACGCTTATCGGTTAGAGAAAAGGTTAAAGGAGCTAGGAAAGCAAGTAGAAAGTTGGTATTTTCGTGACTACGATCATTATTTTCCTCCTCATGAAAATAGGCAAGTTGTTCATCATTTATCGAAATGGATGCATCATCAATAA
- a CDS encoding hypothetical protein (product_source=Hypo-rule applied; cath_funfam=3.40.50.300; superfamily=158553), which translates to MYCLEQRLKKFMETMRADEEDMDALLISFMNQLEKEELLHEIETMTCEQIRELLFPFFKEKVIGLSSI; encoded by the coding sequence ATGTACTGTTTAGAGCAACGATTAAAAAAGTTTATGGAAACGATGAGAGCAGACGAGGAAGATATGGATGCTCTCCTTATTTCATTTATGAATCAATTGGAAAAAGAAGAGCTTTTACACGAAATCGAAACGATGACATGTGAACAAATTCGTGAATTACTCTTTCCTTTTTTCAAAGAAAAAGTAATCGGCCTTTCCTCGATTTGA
- a CDS encoding S-adenosylmethionine synthetase (product_source=KO:K00789; cath_funfam=3.30.300.10; cog=COG0192; ko=KO:K00789; pfam=PF00438,PF02772,PF02773; superfamily=55973; tigrfam=TIGR01034) — MTKKRRLFTSESVTEGHPDKICDQISDSILDAILEKDPNARVACETTVTTGLVLVSGEITTSTYVDIPKIVRETVKDIGYTRAKYGFDAETCAVLTSIDEQSPDIAMGVDKALEAREGQMTDDEIEAIGAGDQGLMFGFACNETKELMPLPISLAHKLARRLTEVRKEEILPYLRPDGKTQVTVEYDENDKPVRIDTIVVSTQHHPEITLEQIKRNIKDYVIDHVVPKELIDENTKYFINPTGRFVIGGPQGDAGLTGRKIIVDTYGGYARHGGGAFSGKDPTKVDRSAAYAARYVAKNIVAAGLADKCEVQLAYAIGVAQPVSISIDTFGTGKVSEDVLVELVRKNFDLRPAGIIKMLDLRRPIYKKTAAYGHFGRNDLDLPWERTDKAEALRNQAL, encoded by the coding sequence ATGACTAAAAAGCGTCGCCTTTTTACATCTGAATCTGTTACAGAAGGCCATCCAGATAAAATTTGTGACCAAATTTCAGATTCTATTCTTGATGCTATTTTAGAAAAAGACCCAAATGCAAGAGTTGCCTGTGAAACGACTGTTACGACTGGTTTAGTATTAGTAAGCGGAGAAATTACAACGAGCACATATGTCGATATTCCAAAAATTGTTCGTGAAACGGTAAAAGATATTGGCTATACTCGTGCAAAATATGGTTTTGATGCAGAAACTTGTGCTGTTTTAACATCTATTGACGAACAGTCTCCAGATATTGCGATGGGGGTAGATAAAGCTTTAGAAGCTCGTGAAGGTCAAATGACAGATGATGAAATTGAAGCGATCGGTGCTGGTGACCAAGGATTAATGTTTGGCTTTGCCTGCAACGAGACAAAAGAATTAATGCCTCTTCCAATTTCATTAGCTCACAAATTAGCTCGTCGTTTAACTGAAGTACGAAAAGAGGAAATTTTACCTTACTTGCGGCCAGATGGAAAAACACAAGTAACCGTTGAATATGATGAAAATGACAAACCCGTTCGTATTGATACAATCGTTGTTTCAACACAACATCATCCAGAAATTACATTAGAGCAAATCAAACGAAACATTAAAGACTATGTCATTGATCATGTCGTTCCGAAAGAATTAATTGACGAAAATACGAAATACTTTATTAACCCGACTGGACGTTTCGTTATTGGGGGACCACAAGGAGATGCTGGTTTAACAGGACGAAAAATTATTGTTGACACATACGGTGGATATGCACGCCATGGAGGTGGAGCATTTTCCGGTAAAGATCCGACAAAAGTAGACCGCTCTGCGGCATATGCTGCTCGTTATGTGGCTAAAAACATTGTAGCAGCAGGACTTGCTGACAAATGTGAAGTACAGCTTGCTTATGCTATTGGTGTTGCTCAACCTGTATCGATTTCTATTGATACATTTGGAACAGGAAAAGTTTCAGAAGATGTATTAGTTGAACTTGTCCGGAAAAACTTTGATTTACGCCCAGCTGGTATCATAAAAATGCTCGATTTGCGCCGCCCGATTTATAAAAAGACGGCTGCGTATGGTCACTTCGGCCGCAACGATCTAGATTTGCCTTGGGAACGAACAGATAAAGCAGAGGCACTTCGCAATCAGGCGTTATAA
- a CDS encoding 8-oxo-dGTP diphosphatase (product_source=KO:K03574; cath_funfam=3.90.79.10; cog=COG4119; ko=KO:K03574; pfam=PF00293; superfamily=55811; tigrfam=TIGR02705), producing the protein MIRFTDYYQNEVILSFQDHPFSSSPMHVWIICQYNNQWLLTNHRDRGFEFPGGKVEKGETPLEAAKREVFEETGGIIQRIEYLGQYKVLGKEKTIIKNIYVADIKEIKKKKNYYETKGPVLFDRLPKDIQHDSRFSFIMKDGVLLYSLKKIEERNDIFSSS; encoded by the coding sequence ATGATCCGTTTTACTGATTACTATCAAAATGAAGTGATTTTGTCCTTTCAAGATCATCCGTTTTCTTCATCGCCTATGCATGTGTGGATTATTTGCCAATATAACAATCAATGGTTATTAACAAATCATCGTGATCGTGGCTTTGAATTTCCAGGAGGAAAAGTGGAAAAAGGAGAAACGCCATTAGAAGCAGCTAAACGTGAAGTATTTGAAGAAACTGGCGGGATTATTCAACGAATTGAATATTTAGGCCAGTATAAAGTGCTAGGAAAAGAAAAGACGATCATAAAAAATATTTATGTAGCCGACATTAAGGAAATCAAAAAGAAAAAAAACTATTATGAAACGAAAGGGCCTGTTTTATTTGATCGTCTTCCAAAAGACATTCAGCACGATTCTCGTTTTAGCTTTATTATGAAAGATGGTGTCCTATTATATAGCTTAAAAAAAATCGAAGAGAGAAACGATATTTTCTCATCATCCTAA
- a CDS encoding phosphoenolpyruvate carboxykinase (ATP) (product_source=KO:K01610; cath_funfam=3.40.449.10,3.90.228.20; cog=COG1866; ko=KO:K01610; pfam=PF01293; superfamily=53795,68923; tigrfam=TIGR00224) codes for MMNTVDVSNELLRLLNGSNIYQNLSVPQLVEKVLARKEGILTSTGAVCATTGKYTGRSPEDKFIVEEASTKDKIDWGSVNKPISEKVFEKLYLKVIQYLKEKDEIFVFNGFAGADEKYRLPIQVVNEFAWHNLFAHQLFIRPENEEQLKQHDHPFTIISAPNFKADPEVDGTNSEAFIIISFEKRMILIGGTEYAGEMKKSIFSVMNYLLPESGILSMHCSANVGHEGDVALFFGLSGTGKTTLSADPNRRLIGDDEHGWSNSGVFNIEGGCYAKCIGLSEEKEPQIFNAIRFGSVLENVVIDEETRVADYDNAFYTENTRAAYPIDAMDNIVKPSIAGHPNTIVFLTADAFGVLPPISKLSKEQAMYHFLSGYTSKLAGTERGVTSPQTTFSTCFGSPFLPLPATRYAEMLGQKIDEHGVKVFLVNTGWTGGEYGVGRRMKLEYTRAMVQAALEGELDHVETVKDEIFGLEIPLHVPGVPDEVLQPAKTWDDPEAYVRKAKELAQAFKDNFNKFSNVPEEIKKLGGPIV; via the coding sequence GTGATGAATACAGTGGATGTATCCAATGAATTGCTTCGTTTATTAAATGGTTCGAATATTTATCAAAACTTATCCGTTCCTCAGTTAGTTGAAAAAGTTCTCGCACGCAAAGAGGGAATTTTAACTTCAACTGGTGCAGTTTGTGCTACAACAGGTAAATATACAGGACGTTCACCTGAAGATAAATTTATCGTTGAAGAAGCTTCCACTAAAGATAAGATTGATTGGGGAAGCGTCAATAAACCTATTTCAGAAAAAGTGTTCGAAAAGCTTTATTTAAAAGTGATCCAATACTTAAAAGAAAAAGATGAAATTTTCGTATTTAATGGATTCGCAGGTGCAGATGAGAAATATCGTCTTCCCATTCAAGTGGTAAATGAATTTGCATGGCACAATTTATTTGCTCATCAATTGTTTATTCGACCAGAAAACGAGGAGCAGCTAAAGCAGCATGATCATCCATTTACCATTATTTCTGCTCCAAATTTTAAAGCAGATCCAGAAGTTGATGGAACAAATTCTGAAGCTTTTATAATCATATCATTTGAAAAACGAATGATTTTAATCGGTGGAACTGAATATGCAGGTGAAATGAAAAAATCCATTTTCTCTGTTATGAACTACCTACTTCCTGAAAGCGGCATTTTATCTATGCATTGCTCTGCCAACGTTGGTCATGAAGGTGATGTTGCGCTATTCTTTGGCTTATCTGGAACAGGTAAAACAACATTATCAGCTGATCCAAATCGCCGCTTAATCGGCGATGATGAACATGGATGGTCAAATTCTGGTGTCTTTAACATAGAAGGAGGCTGCTATGCTAAATGCATCGGCCTATCAGAAGAAAAAGAACCACAAATTTTTAATGCAATTCGTTTCGGCTCTGTTTTAGAAAATGTTGTCATTGATGAGGAAACTAGAGTGGCAGACTATGACAACGCTTTTTATACTGAAAACACACGTGCCGCTTATCCGATTGATGCTATGGACAATATTGTGAAACCGAGCATTGCAGGACATCCTAACACAATTGTCTTTTTAACAGCTGATGCTTTTGGTGTGCTGCCACCAATAAGTAAATTATCAAAAGAGCAAGCGATGTACCATTTCTTAAGCGGATATACAAGTAAACTTGCCGGGACTGAAAGAGGCGTTACTTCACCGCAAACAACATTTTCAACATGCTTTGGTTCTCCGTTCCTGCCGCTTCCTGCAACGCGTTATGCTGAAATGTTAGGACAAAAAATTGACGAGCATGGAGTAAAAGTGTTTTTAGTGAACACAGGATGGACAGGTGGAGAATATGGCGTTGGACGTCGCATGAAGCTTGAATATACAAGAGCAATGGTGCAAGCTGCTCTAGAAGGTGAGCTAGACCATGTTGAAACAGTAAAAGATGAAATTTTCGGTCTTGAAATTCCTCTACACGTTCCGGGAGTTCCAGATGAGGTGCTTCAACCAGCGAAAACATGGGATGATCCTGAAGCATATGTACGAAAAGCAAAGGAATTAGCACAAGCATTTAAAGATAATTTCAACAAATTTTCAAATGTTCCAGAAGAAATTAAAAAACTAGGCGGACCAATTGTGTAA
- a CDS encoding NitT/TauT family transport system ATP-binding protein (product_source=KO:K02049; cath_funfam=3.40.50.300; cog=COG1116; ko=KO:K02049; pfam=PF00005; smart=SM00382; superfamily=52540), which produces MAFLTLHHIHHTYFTKDSATIALKDIHLLIEEGEFISFLGPSGCGKTTLLSIVAGLISPTKGDVFLQGKRIDKESSSIGYMLQQDYLFPWKTIEENILIGLKILKQLNAQTKQQAKKLLGEMGLEEFEHYYPRQLSGGMRQRAALVRTLSTNPKILLLDEPFSALDFQTKLKLEDLVAETIKKYRKTVLLVTHDIGEAIAMSDRIVLLSPKPGKIYKILTVPEVLRILSPFHTRQHSTFSQLFQTIWKELDHLETNR; this is translated from the coding sequence GTGGCATTTTTAACTTTACACCATATCCATCATACTTATTTTACTAAAGACTCCGCAACTATTGCCTTAAAAGATATACATTTATTGATTGAGGAAGGAGAATTTATATCCTTCCTTGGCCCTAGTGGCTGTGGAAAAACGACGTTGCTCTCCATCGTTGCAGGACTCATTTCCCCTACAAAAGGAGATGTTTTCCTTCAAGGTAAACGCATTGATAAAGAAAGTTCATCAATTGGATACATGCTTCAACAAGATTATTTATTTCCTTGGAAAACGATTGAAGAAAACATTTTGATTGGACTAAAAATATTAAAACAGCTAAATGCCCAAACAAAACAACAAGCCAAAAAATTATTAGGAGAAATGGGACTGGAGGAATTCGAACATTATTATCCTCGACAACTTTCAGGAGGAATGAGACAGCGTGCAGCGCTTGTACGCACATTATCTACAAATCCAAAAATTCTTTTACTAGATGAACCATTTTCCGCTTTAGACTTTCAAACAAAACTAAAGCTAGAGGATCTAGTAGCAGAAACGATCAAAAAATACCGAAAAACTGTACTGTTAGTTACCCATGATATAGGGGAAGCCATTGCGATGAGTGATCGAATTGTTTTGCTATCCCCAAAACCTGGGAAAATCTATAAAATTTTGACTGTACCTGAAGTGCTTAGGATATTATCACCATTTCATACGAGACAACATTCAACGTTTTCACAGCTTTTTCAAACTATTTGGAAGGAGCTGGATCATCTTGAAACAAACCGATAA
- a CDS encoding NitT/TauT family transport system substrate-binding protein (product_source=KO:K02051; cath_funfam=3.40.190.10; cleavage_site_network=SignalP-noTM; cog=COG0715; ko=KO:K02051; pfam=PF13379; superfamily=53850), protein MKKPFISLCLIFAMFFTLTACNSQKVEKIRLAEVTHSVFYAPLYVALEKQFFHEEGLDVELKTTWGGDKTMTALLSDGADIALVGSETTIYVHAQGASDPIINFAQLTQTDGTFLVSRKPIENFQWEMLKGSTFLGQRKGGMPQMVGEYVLKKHGIDPQKDLNLIQNIDYANISNAFASGTGEFVQLFEPTASIFEKEGKGHIVASFGKESGKVPYTTFMAKESYLTNNEETVEKFTRAIYKAQKWVEEHTAKEIAEVVKPQFEDTPMEILETVIERYKSQGSYATDPILDEQEWNNLQNIMDEAGELPVRVNHETLVNTKFAENLSK, encoded by the coding sequence ATGAAAAAACCGTTTATATCCCTATGTCTTATATTCGCAATGTTTTTTACTCTCACTGCTTGTAATAGCCAAAAAGTCGAGAAAATCCGCTTAGCTGAAGTAACCCATTCAGTCTTTTATGCTCCATTATATGTAGCATTGGAAAAACAATTTTTCCATGAAGAAGGCTTAGATGTAGAGCTCAAGACGACATGGGGCGGCGATAAAACTATGACGGCCTTATTATCAGATGGAGCTGATATTGCTTTAGTCGGTTCCGAAACAACGATTTATGTACATGCACAAGGAGCCAGCGATCCCATCATTAACTTTGCACAACTGACGCAAACGGACGGAACTTTTTTAGTATCAAGAAAACCAATTGAAAATTTCCAATGGGAGATGTTAAAAGGAAGCACATTTTTAGGTCAGAGAAAAGGCGGTATGCCACAAATGGTTGGAGAATATGTCCTAAAAAAACATGGTATTGATCCACAGAAAGACTTAAATCTTATTCAAAATATCGACTATGCAAATATTTCTAACGCATTTGCTTCTGGAACCGGTGAATTTGTTCAACTATTTGAACCAACAGCAAGTATATTCGAAAAAGAAGGAAAGGGACATATTGTTGCATCCTTCGGTAAAGAATCTGGAAAAGTTCCATACACAACATTTATGGCGAAAGAAAGCTACTTAACAAACAATGAAGAAACGGTCGAAAAGTTTACAAGAGCCATTTATAAAGCTCAAAAATGGGTTGAAGAGCATACTGCAAAAGAGATTGCGGAAGTTGTCAAACCTCAATTTGAAGATACACCAATGGAAATACTTGAAACAGTCATTGAACGTTACAAATCACAAGGCTCCTATGCAACAGATCCAATTTTAGATGAACAAGAATGGAACAACCTTCAAAATATTATGGATGAAGCTGGAGAGCTCCCTGTCCGCGTAAACCATGAAACATTAGTGAACACAAAATTTGCGGAAAATCTATCAAAATAA